One region of Halohasta litchfieldiae genomic DNA includes:
- a CDS encoding ParA family protein — protein sequence MLAYTVYSEAGGVGKTSLASNLAVAHARAGLNVLVVPLDPQDGNLSRLFGVDEDRTNSKADSLVRHLVKSPGGPFDDLIQSVEGIDIIPEHNTLADLSDHLNREQQKATDLGDSYNIYAQLRRVLDEADVPDRYDVLICDPPATESDHLYNAIYATRNLLIPVEPSWKGQASIDGLEQMATNFADELNIDVGVLGAVPLGYKDTIDQREMIENVPFSIPEVIGERAALMEGCWKQQCSAFRYVRDHRAQRRDYEIDTLAQFDKIARHLEESAGIEASNPPKPGEINEAEVKQ from the coding sequence ATGCTGGCATACACAGTCTACTCAGAAGCAGGAGGGGTAGGCAAAACATCGCTTGCTTCAAATCTGGCAGTAGCACACGCTCGGGCAGGGCTCAATGTCTTAGTCGTTCCTCTCGATCCACAAGATGGTAATCTCAGCCGACTATTTGGGGTCGACGAAGATCGAACAAACAGCAAGGCCGATAGCCTTGTTCGACACTTGGTCAAGAGTCCCGGAGGTCCATTTGATGATCTCATCCAAAGCGTCGAAGGGATCGATATTATTCCCGAACACAATACTCTCGCAGATCTCTCAGACCATCTCAATCGAGAACAACAAAAGGCTACAGATCTGGGCGATAGCTACAACATCTACGCACAGTTGCGTCGTGTCCTCGATGAGGCCGATGTTCCAGACAGATATGATGTCCTAATATGTGACCCACCTGCGACTGAGTCAGATCATCTGTACAACGCAATCTATGCGACGCGAAACCTCCTAATTCCGGTCGAGCCATCATGGAAGGGACAGGCGTCAATTGATGGGTTGGAACAGATGGCGACCAACTTTGCAGATGAACTTAACATTGATGTTGGTGTGCTTGGAGCTGTACCACTGGGCTACAAAGACACGATTGACCAGCGAGAGATGATTGAGAACGTACCGTTTTCCATCCCAGAAGTAATTGGAGAACGTGCAGCCCTAATGGAGGGCTGCTGGAAACAGCAGTGTTCTGCCTTCCGCTATGTTCGTGATCACCGAGCTCAACGACGTGACTACGAAATAGACACATTAGCTCAATTCGATAAGATTGCTCGACACCTCGAAGAATCAGCTGGTATTGAAGCTTCAAATCCACCTAAGCCAGGCGAGATCAACGAGGCAGAGGTAAAACAATGA
- a CDS encoding type II toxin-antitoxin system VapC family toxin, with protein sequence MAKSMGSAVQRSPAIVDTGMFFAYYYEPAEQHARARETLDSIVDGDLPFGPLFTTQAVLSELATLLLRKSTHNEAVRAVTEIRNSESFNHLVVDRITFDTALEQFEQYDDQTISFVDHTTAVLATERDIDHVLGFDKDFQTLGFTRVPVDTGLNV encoded by the coding sequence ATGGCGAAATCAATGGGTAGTGCTGTCCAGAGATCTCCAGCTATCGTGGATACGGGGATGTTCTTCGCGTATTATTACGAGCCTGCGGAGCAGCACGCGCGTGCACGTGAAACACTTGATAGCATTGTAGATGGAGATCTTCCGTTTGGTCCACTGTTCACTACGCAGGCGGTGCTTTCGGAACTCGCAACGTTACTACTCCGGAAGAGTACTCACAACGAAGCGGTTCGGGCGGTCACTGAAATCCGTAACAGCGAGAGCTTCAACCATCTCGTGGTTGATCGAATTACCTTTGATACGGCATTGGAGCAATTCGAGCAGTACGACGATCAAACAATCTCGTTCGTCGATCACACGACAGCTGTGCTAGCTACAGAGCGCGATATTGACCACGTATTGGGGTTCGATAAAGACTTCCAGACGCTGGGTTTCACACGTGTACCAGTCGACACTGGGTTGAACGTCTAA
- a CDS encoding site-specific integrase — protein MRTERNKDSSWNVWLSRSEYEVLPREAETFEQEVAIRLMGDCGLRVQEVLDVKPKHVSRMSDGKHFELKVVGGKDTTGEYTGGKYRETWLPRDVEATINRYIQQTGINDEERLVPKSKRTVQYWVEKTAEKAAEETGDDDYRRVSTHDLRRCWANHLLVEENVSPRIVMALGGWSSYDAIEPYLAAPTEQNIIESMRTALQ, from the coding sequence ATGCGAACAGAACGGAACAAAGATAGCTCTTGGAACGTCTGGCTCTCACGGAGCGAATACGAAGTGCTACCTCGGGAAGCAGAGACGTTCGAACAGGAAGTGGCTATCCGGCTGATGGGTGATTGCGGGCTCCGTGTGCAGGAAGTACTCGACGTCAAGCCCAAACACGTCTCCAGAATGAGCGATGGCAAGCACTTTGAGCTGAAGGTCGTCGGTGGAAAGGACACCACCGGTGAGTATACCGGGGGTAAGTACCGCGAGACATGGCTTCCACGTGACGTTGAGGCAACGATCAATCGCTACATACAGCAGACTGGGATCAACGACGAGGAACGCCTGGTTCCAAAATCCAAACGAACCGTCCAGTATTGGGTTGAGAAAACAGCCGAGAAAGCAGCCGAAGAAACTGGAGACGATGATTATCGACGTGTCTCAACGCACGACCTCCGCCGATGCTGGGCCAATCACCTCCTTGTCGAAGAGAACGTCAGCCCGCGGATCGTCATGGCTCTTGGAGGCTGGAGTTCCTACGATGCTATTGAACCCTATCTCGCTGCTCCAACTGAACAGAACATAATCGAATCGATGCGAACTGCACTGCAGTGA
- a CDS encoding DUF7437 domain-containing protein codes for MDDQPDTPPRPDGGTSALHTPPRDILNQETLKPELLAENAPGLETLVKLLNQPALARVYVYVCYWGPVSPPEVMDDLDLSKSTAYDYVDRLVDLGLVERDDSTRPQQLTAEPVILVEPYTPIIITPTVLHAFALQEVDEDVEYFLDRYGIGKLVAALRGAGLHHAGNMTQRMVASEIDVRDTEAMMIIYALVPALAVGREQDPYFEYLFPDVHNQMDLPDLDEQETSPAQPDDVE; via the coding sequence ATGGACGATCAACCCGACACGCCACCTCGCCCAGATGGGGGCACTTCGGCCCTCCATACGCCACCGAGAGACATCTTGAACCAGGAGACGCTCAAGCCGGAGCTCCTTGCCGAGAATGCACCGGGCCTCGAAACACTCGTGAAGCTCCTCAACCAACCGGCTCTCGCTCGCGTCTACGTCTACGTTTGTTACTGGGGACCAGTTTCGCCACCAGAGGTTATGGACGATCTTGATCTCTCGAAATCGACAGCCTACGATTACGTCGACCGGTTAGTCGATTTAGGCCTCGTCGAGCGTGACGATTCGACTCGTCCACAACAGCTCACTGCAGAGCCTGTTATTCTCGTTGAGCCGTACACCCCGATCATCATTACGCCGACGGTCCTCCACGCATTTGCTCTTCAGGAAGTCGATGAGGACGTCGAATACTTTCTTGATCGATATGGTATCGGTAAGCTCGTGGCGGCACTCCGTGGTGCTGGCCTCCACCACGCGGGAAACATGACTCAGCGGATGGTTGCCAGTGAGATCGACGTTCGAGATACCGAGGCGATGATGATCATCTACGCACTCGTGCCCGCCCTCGCCGTTGGTCGGGAACAGGACCCGTATTTCGAGTATCTATTCCCAGACGTCCACAACCAGATGGATCTCCCTGATCTCGACGAGCAGGAAACATCGCCAGCACAGCCAGATGATGTCGAGTGA
- a CDS encoding S1 family peptidase, with the protein MSLPNNPLDPLFLCVTPIKLPGGGHATGTLFRYEQEGEETDYLVTNRHVFVEENDDGEEEFVAEEARIYLRDNADTPMLRISRPLDLVKDGERQWMEHSAEPQPDLAVLELYDNLDDYINQPIGPPNFLPDERPITAGEEAMIVGYPVIEPNDYMPIIRSALISSHYGGGFMGNLAFATDANTHSGMSGSPIFTTPSIIDQMDGGPVVYKQPQRYFLGIHSSTLQSPTHSIEEGPLNVNFAFYPEQIIEIIENSEE; encoded by the coding sequence ATGAGCTTACCGAACAACCCTTTAGACCCGCTATTCCTATGCGTCACACCGATCAAACTACCGGGCGGCGGTCACGCAACAGGCACACTGTTCCGATACGAGCAGGAAGGCGAGGAGACAGACTACCTAGTCACGAACCGGCACGTCTTCGTTGAGGAGAACGATGACGGCGAAGAAGAATTCGTAGCCGAGGAAGCCCGGATTTATCTGCGAGACAACGCGGACACACCGATGCTCCGTATCAGCCGCCCGCTGGACTTAGTGAAGGATGGCGAGCGGCAATGGATGGAGCACTCCGCTGAACCGCAACCCGACCTGGCAGTGCTCGAACTGTACGACAACTTGGATGATTACATCAATCAACCGATCGGCCCGCCGAACTTTCTCCCCGATGAACGACCGATAACAGCAGGTGAGGAAGCGATGATTGTCGGGTACCCAGTGATCGAACCGAATGACTATATGCCGATAATCCGGAGTGCCCTGATATCCAGTCATTACGGCGGCGGGTTTATGGGGAATCTCGCGTTCGCAACAGACGCGAATACGCACTCCGGGATGAGCGGAAGCCCGATCTTCACAACACCGTCGATAATCGATCAGATGGATGGCGGGCCTGTCGTGTATAAGCAGCCGCAGCGGTACTTCCTCGGAATTCACTCATCGACTCTGCAATCGCCCACGCATTCGATAGAGGAAGGCCCGCTGAATGTTAATTTCGCGTTCTACCCGGAGCAGATCATTGAGATTATCGAAAACAGTGAAGAGTGA
- a CDS encoding site-specific integrase, which yields MSKYGNLNFEEEWYSEPLKKYLEHKQNVDDVTDTRFGDIARILVGNPERYDWECLKELGEPSVKWEAWDEFVREEDDEGNVVRIWRDEMTIADARAFKQQLEDAGLGSRTVEGNLRIVQSFLMELLERDVIESNPVAYVLDETEFDHDDPNKSDLTVDEIGKYLRAIPNLQQRAMGVMFAKTGMRLGENYNIDLPFLHLDHKIYDTILDQHDVTLVDEVADHPDTLYIPSEPTGYETFQGEKRKLGNKRKRGTKIPIDEELKKALLDWLAVRPETSYPHPLWVKPAGKPTRIGKMNPNDKLTNYWAEETGLLDDGDTGEFTPHWFRHFFTTNMKPGRGHHDDSIAPSLVKYIRGDVEDDIMEVYTHDWGDQVREQYLDAIYKFGIYD from the coding sequence ATGAGTAAATACGGTAACCTCAATTTTGAGGAGGAGTGGTACAGCGAACCGTTAAAAAAGTACCTCGAACACAAGCAGAACGTCGATGACGTGACAGACACGCGATTTGGCGACATCGCCCGTATCCTCGTCGGAAATCCCGAAAGATACGATTGGGAGTGTTTAAAAGAACTTGGCGAACCGTCAGTAAAGTGGGAGGCATGGGATGAGTTCGTTAGAGAAGAAGACGACGAAGGAAACGTCGTCCGTATCTGGCGCGATGAGATGACCATTGCCGATGCACGAGCGTTCAAGCAACAGCTCGAAGACGCTGGGTTGGGGTCTCGAACTGTCGAAGGAAATTTGCGAATAGTCCAGTCGTTTTTGATGGAGTTACTGGAACGTGACGTGATTGAATCGAATCCAGTCGCCTACGTCTTGGACGAGACAGAGTTCGACCATGACGACCCCAATAAAAGCGACCTAACAGTTGATGAAATTGGAAAGTATCTGCGAGCCATTCCAAACCTTCAGCAGCGGGCGATGGGCGTCATGTTTGCGAAGACAGGTATGCGACTAGGAGAGAACTACAATATCGACCTCCCATTCCTGCATCTCGACCACAAAATCTACGACACCATTCTCGATCAGCACGACGTGACGCTCGTTGACGAGGTTGCCGATCACCCAGATACGCTCTACATTCCGAGCGAACCGACAGGATATGAGACATTCCAAGGTGAGAAACGAAAGCTCGGTAACAAACGGAAACGTGGCACGAAAATCCCAATCGACGAAGAACTGAAGAAAGCACTACTCGACTGGCTTGCTGTCCGACCAGAGACGAGTTACCCACATCCCCTGTGGGTAAAGCCCGCCGGAAAACCAACTCGAATTGGGAAAATGAATCCGAATGATAAGTTGACGAACTACTGGGCTGAAGAAACTGGCCTCCTCGACGACGGAGATACAGGAGAGTTCACCCCCCACTGGTTCCGTCACTTCTTCACGACCAATATGAAACCGGGACGAGGCCATCACGACGACTCGATAGCACCGTCACTGGTGAAATACATCCGGGGCGACGTTGAAGACGACATCATGGAAGTCTACACGCACGACTGGGGCGATCAGGTTCGTGAACAGTACCTCGACGCCATTTACAAGTTCGGCATCTATGACTGA
- a CDS encoding DUF5805 domain-containing protein, whose translation MAFIQISDVPDEWLKEADERNLSRSEYAKRMIRGGRRQFGHDYAPNETPATPNTLKLDESTGSEIETQLKAWIHANLSTDDAQDVDDLVDLLEDDLATLADELCDEQKAKYRRSKGGYLKIPTNE comes from the coding sequence ATGGCATTCATACAGATAAGCGACGTACCTGACGAGTGGCTGAAAGAGGCTGATGAACGGAATCTATCGCGGAGCGAATATGCCAAACGCATGATCCGTGGAGGGCGTCGACAATTCGGTCACGACTATGCGCCGAACGAAACACCAGCGACTCCAAACACACTCAAACTAGACGAGAGTACAGGGTCCGAAATTGAAACCCAACTCAAAGCTTGGATACACGCGAATCTCTCTACTGACGATGCACAGGATGTAGATGATCTCGTTGACCTTCTCGAAGACGATCTCGCCACACTCGCAGACGAACTCTGCGACGAACAAAAAGCAAAGTATCGCCGCTCAAAGGGCGGATATCTCAAGATCCCCACCAATGAGTAA
- a CDS encoding division/cell wall cluster transcriptional repressor MraZ produces MSGSENPTISFSKKVDDKGRLVIPKEHRQALTIEGREALVEFEAKKVTYLDEDTGGDA; encoded by the coding sequence ATGAGTGGATCAGAAAACCCGACGATTTCGTTCAGCAAGAAGGTTGATGACAAAGGGCGGCTCGTCATACCAAAAGAGCATCGTCAAGCACTCACCATTGAAGGGCGGGAAGCACTTGTCGAATTCGAGGCCAAGAAGGTAACCTATCTCGACGAAGACACCGGGGGTGACGCCTAG